Proteins from a genomic interval of Antedon mediterranea chromosome 5, ecAntMedi1.1, whole genome shotgun sequence:
- the LOC140049601 gene encoding uncharacterized protein yields the protein MMKTELSDHNADSWKDPEIESPLTYSITRYLDGDPRPFWYYRNCPKTDPIEGRCRSRSTKVVRHRACSEMCAKCVWVMQRDYTNESVYDIERSFSSRETSPKKTPDIQSEEEEDDDDDDSASFYSVDTSMSEYEYQSCYDFTFTDIYQFNRVRRRNGSVATTEDLPQLEVIESNIPVVLPKTQKKQLEVIESNIPVVLQKPQKKQKKRRCNLFRKKKNVSKENEVKRNEVNAVNIEDGDESSQIKQKRGVLQRIKSLFCCFGG from the exons ATGATGAAAACAG aattaTCAGATCATAATGCAGACTCGTGGAAGGATCCGGAAATTGAATCCCCTCTGACGTACTCCATAACTCGTTATCTGGACGGTGATCCAAGACCATTTTGGTACTACCGAAACTGTCCGAAGACTGACCCGATTGAAGGCCGATGTCGAAGCCGATCGACCAAAGTGGTCCGACATCGTGCATGCAGTGAAATGTGCGCCAAGTGTGTCTGGGTGATGCAAAGGGATTACACTAACGAATCTGTATATGACATCGAGCGATCCTTTTCTAGTAGAGAAACATCTCCTAAGAAAACTCCAGATATTCAGtcagaagaagaagaagatgatgatgatgatgattcagCGAGTTTTTATTCTGTTGATACCTCAATGTCAGAATATGAATATCAATCATGCTACGACTTCACGTTCACAG atatttaccaatttaaCCGAGTACGAAGACGAAATGGTTCTGTCGCCACAACTGAAGACTTACCACAGTTAGAAGTGATCGAAAGTAATATTCCAGTGGTTCTTCCAAAAACACAGAAAAAGCAGTTAGAAGTGATCGAAAGTAATATTCCAGTGGTTCTTCAAAAACCACAGAAAAAGCAAAAGAAAAGGAGATGCAACTTATTCAGAAAGAAGAAGAATGTTAGTAAAGAGAATGAGGTTAAGAGGAACGAAGTGAACGCTGTAAATATAGAAGATGGTGATGAGAGCTcgcaaattaaacaaaaacgCGGGGTATTACAACGCATCAAGAGTTTATTTTGTTGCTTTGGTGGTTGA